A portion of the Thunnus maccoyii chromosome 20, fThuMac1.1, whole genome shotgun sequence genome contains these proteins:
- the LOC121887103 gene encoding peroxiredoxin-like 2A: MGVVVNVVATIGGFITGIMNFFTDIFLTPPLKATLKHLEETELKTLKGEIKTLKGRTLWEKSGAVIMAVRRPGUFLCREEAAELSSLKPQLDELGVPLYAVVKEDVGTEVQNFRPYFKGEVFLDEKRRFYGPRERKMGLLAFLRVGVWLNGLRAFKNGFMGNVLGEGFVLGGVFVIGRGQQGILLEHREIEFGDKVNIEDVIRAARRIPQELLPLENK, from the exons ATGGGGGTCGTAGTCAACGTTGTGGCTACTATCGGTGGCTTCATTACTGGTATAATGAATTTTTTCACTGATATATTTTTGACACCACCGCTGAAAGCAACTCTCAAACATTTAGAGGAAACTGAGCTCAAAACTTTGAAAGGAG AAATAAAGACTTTGAAAGGCAGGACTCTGTGGGAGAAGTCTGGAGCTGTCATCATGGCAGTTCGGCGGCCTGGATGATTTTTGTGCAGAGAG GAGGCTGCAGAGCTGTCCTCTCTGAAACCCCAGCTGGATGAGCTCGGGGTCCCTCTGTACGCTGTGGTGAAGGAGGACGTCGGCACCGAGGTCCAGAACTTCAGACCGTACTTCAAGGGGGAGGTCTTCTTGGATGAAAAG AGGCGTTTTTATGGGCCCCGTGAGCGTAAGATGGGCCTCCTGGCGTTCCTTCGTGTTGGGGTGTGGTTGAATGGTCTGAGGGCCTTCAAGAATGGCTTCATGGGAAATGTTTTGGGAGAGGGCTTTGTCCTTGGTGGGGTCTTCGTCATTGGGAGAGGACAGCag gGAATACTGCTGGAGCACAGAGAGATTGAGTTTGGAGATAAAGTAAACATCGAAGATGTTATCCGAGCTGCCAGAAGGATACCACAGGAACTTCTTCCTCTGGAAAACAAATAA
- the LOC121886897 gene encoding PDZ domain-containing protein 7-like — protein MAHSSDPSRREKTPGTQGSHTATRNLLRKKEQRRRGIRSSSPMGRVILINSPVDGGDDSEDLHTITVDKSVDGKLGFSVRGGSEHGLSIFVSKVEDNSTAEEAGLLVGDKLVEVNGISLESITMSSAVKVLTGSNRLRMVVRRVGKVPGIRYSKEKTTWVDLIHRRMVVEESGRTPSEASSGSALQRIVHLYTTSDDYCLGFNIRGGKEFGLGIYVSKLDPGGLAEQNGIKMGDQILAANGVSFEDISHSNAVEVLKSHTHIMLTIKEAGRYPAYKEMVAEYRWLNKLANGTQKSSSQGSDSNSSASSLSSGTPVSSLSGLSQVMFPPSLSFGSDMVDVCISTEDQRSESERTETAIQTDLPSQRTGADTTRSLGRTTLLKDTVIRGEEGRGRKESPKTAVLLALSRPSRPISRSQSQVTVAEIKQEKGKKQKWKDPEEKSTLQRSKTFVNLLFRGGRKKDPSRGRSKSPSIDKASKEGRQLSAMPNSEMLGVVEGMACRLLTEEEVAAVMNMCQRYVAERSVENLIRHLLAVLDRPEKLLLLREIRMLLAPSDLAVFNNMVTPVEVEAYDILKYRSVRTPPLRSPMSGRAPKRRLITPIPDYRGGFELHSAEEVEKESHLLGELEKLSLSGPRVSRERPHTSRSFTPLLDIPVDGYNTDPRDVKPSSASPMLPNWLLARSDDSRPPLRTDIGTIRSVHFDEVSLHSTSDKGNTASDRGRTPFKNGHSKGKNEKSGDRSKEAVFTLQSAPRRSRPLLSQVFSSSSDQVRSGHMNGHQASSENGVNGSDPEQEYELKAVSISKTKQSLGISISGGMESKIQPVVKIEKIFPGGAASTCEVLKAGFELVSVDGVSLHGVTHQHAVDIIRKAFSNKAKDPMVFVVRVPKDL, from the exons ATGGCTCACTCGTCAGACCCGTCCCGCAGGGAGAAGACCCCCGGGACCCAAGGGTCACACACGGCTACACGCAACCTCTTACGGAAGAAGGAGCAGCGCCGGCGGGGAATCCGATCCTCCTCACCCATGGGCCGGGTCATCCTCATCAACTCTCCTGTGGATG GCGGAGATGACAGCGAGGACCTCCATACAATCACAGTGGACAAGAGTGTGGATGGAAAGCTCGGCTTTAGCGTGCGTGGAGGCTCAGAACACGGCCTCAGTATCTTTGTCAGCAAAGTGGAGGATAACAGTACAGCGG agGAGGCAGGCCTGCTGGTAGGTGATAAACTGGTGGAGGTGAACGGCATCAGCCTGGAGAGCATCACCATGAGCAGCGCCGTGAAGGTCCTCACAGGCAGCAACAGGCTGAGGATGGTGGTGAGACGAGTTGGCAAAGTCCCCGGCATCCGCTACTCCAAGGAGAAGACTActtg GGTGGACTTGATACACAGGCGTATGGTGGTGGAGGAGAGTGGACGGACACCTTCGGAGGCCAGCTCAGGAAGCGCCCTCCAAAGGATCGTCCACCTGTACACCACCTCTGACGACTACTGCCTGGGCTTCAACATCCGAGGGGGAAAGGAGTTTGGTCTGGGCATCTATGTCTCAAA ACTGGATCCTGGTGGTCTGGCTGAGCAGAATGGAATCAAAATGGGGGACCAGATCCTGGCTGCCAATGGAGTGAGCTTTGAGGACATCAGTCACAGCAATGCTGTGGAGGTGCTGAAGAGCCACACTCACATCATGCTGACCATcaag GAAGCAGGACGATACCCTGCTTATAAGGAGATGGTGGCAGAATACAGATGGCTCAATAAGT TGGCCAATGGCACTCAGAAATCTTCTTCCCAGGGTTCAGACTCAAACTCCTCAGCCTCTTCTCTGTCATCTGGGACTCCGGTCAGCTCTCTGAGCGGCCTCTCTCAGGTCATGTTCCCCCCCAGCCTGTCATTTGGCTCAGACATGGTGGATGTCTGCATCTCCACTGAGGACcagag ATCTGAGTCCGAACGCACTGAGACCGCCATCCAGACGGACCTTCCTTCTCAAAGGACGGGTGCAGACACCACTCGCAGCCTGGGACGCACCACTCTGCTCAAAGACACGGTGATCCGTGGAGAGGAGGGCAGGGGGAGGAAAGAGTCCCCAAAGACCGCTGTGCTGCTGGCTCTCAGCAGACCAAGCCGACCCATTAGCCGCTCACAGAGCCAAGTCACTGTGGCAG AGATCAAGCAGGAGAAAGGGAAGAAGCAGAAATGGAAGGACCCCGAGGAGAAGAGCACCCTACAGCGCTCAAAGACCTTCGTCAACTTGCTGTTCAGGGGTGGACGCAAGAAAGACCCTTCCAGGGGGCGCTCCAAGTCCCCGTCCATAGACAAGGCCAGCAAAG AGGGACGACAGCTCAGTGCGATGCCAAATTCAGAGATGCTTGGAGTGGTGGAGGGCATGGCCTGCAGGCTGCTgacggaggaggaggtggcTGCTGTGATGAACATGTGCCAGAGG tatgtggctgAACGGTCAGTGGAGAACCTGATACGCCACCTGCTGGCTGTGCTGGACAGGCCTGAAAAACTGCTCCTGCTGAGGGAGATCAG AATGCTGCTTGCTCCCTCTGACCTGGCTGTATTCAATAACATGGTGACGCCTGTTGAAGTGGAGGCCTACGATATCCTCAAGTATCGCTCAG TCCGAACTCCTCCTCTTCGCTCTCCCATGTCTGGTCGAGCACCCAAACGACGCCTTATCACTCCCATCCCAG ATTACAGGGGAGGCTTTGAGCTCCACAGTgctgaggaggtggagaaggagagCCACCTACTGGGAGAGCTGGAGAAGCTCAGTCTGTCTGGGCCACGAGTGTCCAGGGAGAGGCCCCACACCTCCAGATCTTTCACCCCGCTGCTGGACATACCTGTGGACGGATATAACACAGACCCCAGAGACGTCAAACCCTCCTCTGCCAGCCCCATGCTCCCCAACTGGTTACTCGCCCGCAGCGATGACTCCCGCCCTCCTCTCCGGACAGACATCGGCACGATCCGCTCCGTCCACTTTGACGAGGTTTCACTGCACTCGACTTCAGACAAGGGGAACACAGCCTCAGACAGAGGAAGGACCCCGTTTAAAAACGGCCACTCAAAAggcaaaaatgagaaaagtggAGACAGAAGTAAAGAAGCTGTGTTCACGCTGCAGAGCGCCCCACGCAGGAGTCGACCGTTGTTGTCGCAGGTGTTCAGTTCAAGTTCAGACCAAGTTAGAAGTGGACACATGAACGGCCATCAGGCTTCCTCTGAGAACGGAGTCAACGGCTCTGACCCTGAACAGGAGTATGAACTCAAGGCTGTCAGCATCTCCAAGACCAAACAGTCCCTGG GCATCAGCATATCTGGTGGGATGGAGTCAAAGATCCAACCGGTGGTGAAGATTGAGAAGATCTTTCCTGGAGGAGCCGCCTCCACCTGTGAAGTGCTCAAG GCTGGATTTGAGTTGGTGTCCGTGGACGGAGTCTCGCTGCATGGAGTTACCCATCAGCATGCTGTCGACATCATCCGAAAAGCCTTCAGCAATAAGGCCAAAGACCCCATGGTGTTTGTGGTCAGAGTCCCCAAAGACCTTTGA